From the genome of Oncorhynchus gorbuscha isolate QuinsamMale2020 ecotype Even-year linkage group LG18, OgorEven_v1.0, whole genome shotgun sequence:
cagagtgcAGAAAAGGCTTTGTCGGAGTAGGATCTCTAAAATGCTGGTCCAATGGAGAGACACCATAGCTTAGATCCCCCTCACAACACATATGAACATTTACTAAAGGGAGAACCCACAACATGCCTTAGAAGTTGTAAAAGTGGCCTGTTCTGACATGTTTTAGAAGACAAAGACATGCCTCTAAAGTCACTTCTCTTGTTTAAATACATTGTGAATTAGCAGTTTGAAAACATCGCTTAAGGACTTAGACTGACTCTCCAACATTCCACAGTACATGTCATTTTCACAAACAGGAGTCGACAGCATATGGTCAACTTGTCTGTCCCAAATTGTTATGAGACTGCCGACTAGTCCCTAAAATGTGTTAGTCTCACAGTTACAGATTGATTCATTTCTTTATGTTTTGGTTAAAAATGATTGTGTATTGTAGCTGCCAGAGGATAACACAATAAAATATTTTGTACTGTTTTTCAACCACAGAAGGGACACTTCTCATAATAATGAGAATGCATATTCACTGAATAGGTTTAACTCCTCTTCCATGTAGTATTACTGTTGGTTAAACCTTAAGATGCATGAGAACTGAATGTTTTTTTACTAAACATactaaactcagaaaaaaaagaaatgtcctctcacggtcaactgtgtttattttcagcaaacttaacttgTAAATACTTGATTGATCATAAGATTctacaactgagacataaactgaacatgttccacagacatgtgactaacaggaaTGGAATCATGTGTACCTGAAcaaagagaagggggggggggtcaaaatcaaaagtaacagtcagtatcagatgtggccaccagctgaaTTAATTACTGTAGTACATCTCTTCCTCATGTactgcaccatatttgccagttcttgctgtgagatattaccccactcttccattaaggtaagttcctggacatttctggggggaatggccctagccctcaccctccgatccaacaggtcccagacatgctcaatgggattgagatatgggctcttcgctggccatggcagaacactgacattcctgtcttgcaggaaatcacgcacagaatgagcagtatggctggtggcattgtcatgctggaggttcatgtcaggatgactgcaggaagggtaccacatgagggaggaggatgtcttcactGTAACGCACAGGGTTTAGATTGCCTGCaataacaacaagctcagtccaatgatgctgtgacacaccgccccagaccatgtcACGGATCctcctccaaatcgatccctctccagagtacagacctcggtgtaacactcattccttcgacgataaacgcgaatccgaccatcacccctggtgagacaaaacttctacttgtcagtgaagagcactttttgccagtcctgtctggtccagcaacggtgggtttgtgcccataggcgatggcgcatgttcattaattgtttattgttcattgaacaagcatgggaaacagtgtgaagttatttggaattTTACAAATTATCCTTGAAAAatggatgtttcttttttttgctgaatttagaTAGTCGAAACTGTTGTCTTTGCTGTTGTTATCTTTGTTTCACTGCAGTCCCAGAAGGTGGCGATAATGCGCCAACTTGAATGTTGTTGGGTGCGCCCTGAACCGTAGAAGAAGACTTTCAATCGTAaacaactagctaacgttagctggctgctAGTGTGCGTTTCTTTTCGCAAAAAAAATGGCCAAATTGGAGTTGCTAAGTTTGTTTCTCACTGAACGATTAACGTCTGCTGCACAGGATATATATAAAATGTTAGAAGAAACGTTTGCAGAATACCAAGCAGAGATCACTTACgtaaagagagagaatgaatttCTACGGAAGCAGTTTAATGCTAACAGACCGAGAAAAGTGAACGTTAAACGAGGTTTGTAGGACCTAATAATGCACATTTCATTATTGGAAATTTAAGCCATATTTCTATCTAAAAGAGAATATCAGGGTGTGAACTAGCTACTGAACTTGTGTTTAGGAGGAGTTGTGACATGTGCAGTTCACGCACGTCCGCTATAGAATTGTTTTACCAACAAGGGGTCTGTCTGAGATGTTATTTTGTCAACCATCCATAACTGCAGGTCTACGACAGATCACCCGCACTGTCTCTGTAGCAGTAGCTCCCCCAAAGCTGAAGCAGGAGTCGAGCCCCACTCTGGGGAAGGAGGTTTCACAAACTGAGGAGAAGAAGCAAGAAGCAAGGACCAGTCAGGGGGAAGAGCAGCTTCAAGAGACTGGAACAACAGAATTGATGCCTACACCCACCACTCACTGTTGCAGCGAAGACAATGATCTTGGCCCATCCAAAACATTGCCCCAGATCCAGCCCAAGCCCTTACCCTCCTTACCCATACCCCTTCTCCTGGCTCAGCCCGCACAGCCCTTCCAAATCGCACAGAACCAAGCCGTCGTCTTATCTCATCAGATATCGCCTCTGGTCATTCAGGTTGTAAAGAAATTGTTTATTTGTAAAGACTGTGGGAAGACTTTCCGTTACATGAGTCGTTTGAAACAGCACACACGCATGGCTCACACGCAGGAAAAACCCCACTGCTGTACGTTGTGTGGAAAGTGTTTTCTTACCGCCAGCAAGTTAAAAACACACCAGCTAATACACACCGGCGAGAGACCCTACCTCTGTAATGTCTGTGGTCACTGTTTCAACCAGAGGTCGAACCTTAAAGTACACATGCAGAGGAAACACAAAGATGTCAAGGGTGTGTGACAAACAAAAACATCGCATTCAGTATACggatttacattcatatttacattttagtaatttagaaGACGTTCTtagccagagcgacttacagttaatgcattcatcttaagatagctaggtgggatgATGAAAAGGTTATGTGGGAAAAAgacagcaaaaataaataaagttgTAAGACACATCTCCCCAACCCCTACATTCAGGTGTATGTCAGTGGAGGCTGAGGGGAGAATGGCTCATAAGTTTCCCCAACCAAACCACTACATTCAGGTGTATGTCAGTGGAGGCTGAGGGGAGAATTGCTCATAAGTTTCCCCAACCCCTACATTCAGGTGTATGTCAGTGgaggctgaggggagaacggctcataagtTTCCCCAACCCCTACATTCAGGTGTATGTCAGTGGAGGCTGAGGGGAAAACGGCTCATAAGTTTCCCCAACCAAACCACTACATTCAGGTGTATGTCAGTGgaggctgaggggaggggagaatgGCTCATAAGTTTCCCCAACCACTACATTCAGGTGTATGTCAGTGgaggctgaggggagaacggctcataagtTTCCCCAACCCCAACATTCATGTGTATGTCAGTGgaggctgaggggagaacggctcataagtTTCCCCAACCACTACATTCAGGTGTATGTCAGTGgaggctgaggggagaacggctcacaTAAGTCTGGACCGGAGTGAATGGAGTGGCATTGATACCAATCCCCACATTtccctccagccattaccacgagcccgtcctcacCAAATTAAGTTGCCACCACCCTCCTGTGGTGTATATAatttctcctccctttcttccctGTATTGTTGTCTCAAATCATAAACTACATTGAAGATGTAAAACAGCCTGTTTTCTTTTACAGGCTACAACCTCTAACTTGTATCATATTTTGGCTCTAATTGCTGGACAGGTCTTGCATGGTTAGATGCTTTTTTTGCTCAGCTCAAAAGCATATTAAAACAAAATATTGCTTAACACTCAAAGCTCACTCATTGGTATTCACTTCTGTAGCCTGTGGTATGTGCCCAAAATTAACATGCCCTTTTAAACCTACATAAACCATTTAAACATATTTACTGTTGTGCTGTCTTCCATAAGAACACCCTGTACAGTACTGAAAAATATTGCTTAACACTCAAAGCTCACTCATTGGTATTCACTTCTGTAGCCTGTGGTATGTGCCCAAAATTAACATGCCCTTTTAAACCTACATAAACCATTTAAACATATTTACTGTTGTGCTGTCTTCCATAAGAACACCCTGTACAGTACTGAAAAATATTGCTTAACGTGCAACAATGCATTCATTTTCAGCGTTCATTGAGAGCTGAACATGATGTTTGGGTTTTGGCCTTATCATATTTAGGGCCTCGCGTTTTCCTATTATTACGGTAACAGCGGGCATTCCTTATCACGTGATCAGCGAGAGCATCTTTTAGTTCCATTTTGGATGATAGCGAGAGCTCTTGTCGCTAGCTACGACACCCGAAAATGACTAAATTgcaatttttaaatgtatttttgacCGAGCGGCTTATGCTCGCTGCCCAGGAGATCTATAAGTCCGTCGAAGACACGATTTTGGAATACCAAGAGGAGATTGCgctcagggagagggagaacgaccATCTGAGACGTCGGCTTCGAGACGCTGGGATTGAAATATGGCCAGGTTAGTAGCTACCATGCTAAAATTAGCACGGAAGCCGCACGCTAGGAAACCAAATTGGTCACTAAAGTGCTGTTGTATGCATGCATAGCTGCGTAACTAGCGAAAGGgcccttgtttaaaaaaaatatctatatatattttacacCCTGTATTAACGCTTCGAGAAGTAGCCAGGTAACTCATGTTTTTCAGAAGGCTAACATTAGCTAATAATGTAAGCGGTTGCTaactcagctagctagttagccaccTTTGTTCCTTAGCTAGCTAGTTGTTGCGATTTAGACTAGAATTTCAGGCATCAGCCTTGCTGATTAATTTCTGAAATCGGGTTCCTGTGATAACGTTTATATTAATTTAGTTTATCGTATTTTTCCGCGATCGTAAATCATATCTGACTGCCACGTCCCTCCCACTCTTCCATCCAGACCGTCAGTCCATGGCACTATTGGAGGAGGAGGATAGCGAGCATCCCCGCCGGGAGTGGAGCCCCAGTATGGGCCATGATGAGCGCATCCCCATCCTGATCAAGGAGAAACGGGAGCTCAGGTACAGCCAGGGGGACGATCAGCTTCGCGGCCACGGCTCCTGCAGCACCCCAGAGTCCATGTTCACCCCTCCCCGCGTCAGCAACGAATACCCCCAGGaccctccccactcctccaacCTGCCCCAGAACCCGTcggtggagaacagagagagggagcctgGTCCCAGAAGCTCATCCAGACATGTCAAATCAGAAGGGTCCCACAGAGGCTCATCGTCGTCTTCATCCAACAGCGGCCCGCAGCCCCTGGCCACAGTCAACCCCAACTGCTCCAACGAGAACATTGACATCATTGGGGTGGAGAACGGAGGGCAGATGTCGGCGGCTAAAGGACGAGCCGGCGGGAGCAGAGGTCAGGGCTCCCACTTAGGCAACCAGGGCGCTAATTCCACTGCGGCCGCAGAGTGTGGAAAATCTCCTCTCCAGGTGCACGTGTCGTCGTTCTGCTGCAGGGTGTGCGGGGAGACGTTCAGCCACGTCGGACACCTGCATGTCCACGTCCAGGTGCACACCCGAGAAAAGCCGTATCGCTGCGGGGTGTGTGGAAAGTGCTGCAGCTCCTCCGGCAGGCTCCAGGAGCATGCCAGGagtcacactggagagaagccgtACCGCTGCCAGAGCTGTGGCAAAGGATTTACCCAGATGGCCCATCTCAAGGTCCACATGCGtatccacacaggagagaaaccctaCAGCTGCCCCGTGTGTGGCAAGTGTTTCAGCCGCTCTGACAAAATCAAACGTCACCTCCAGACCCACAGCCGCGAGGGCACCTACTTCTCGGGGcagtgagatgagggagacacCACCGTTGATGGTTATTGTTAATGAACGACTGAGTCTCGGTATATGAATGAATTGCTGATTATGGGACATTTTTTTAAAAGCTAAAATTGCTGCCACTAAGACAAGGCTTgttttttctcactctctctctctctctgagctattCTGTGACTTTCTTAGAATGTTTTATCTCTCCTAAGTAACAGTTCTCTCCATGCCATAGTCTATCTCTCATGCAATAGGATTTGTATTGCAGTATAGTCAATTTAGTATATgtccattttttaaatttttgtaTTTGAGTTATTAGCTAGTATTTCCTAATGATTTAGTATTTTAGTCATAAGCTTGATAGCATGATGATAATGAAGTCTTCCGCTATGCGTCTTGCACGGAGTGCATTCAGGATTGCAACAATGCAGCGTTCCAATACGTGGTCTTGCCCCAGATGATTTGCACAGGGCCAATTTACACCAATTTCAAGTTTCTAAAAGCAATGGTTGTTTTagaatttaatttatttttgataAAGTATATCACAGACTCTTCTAACACCCTGAAATCTGATTTCCTGAATCACCTGGCTGAAATTTgtaagctttttttttttttttttttaatgaacacTGGCTAACCGTATGGGCATTGTTTATAAACAGTTGTCCATTTTTTGAGTTTCCAAATATGGATATAAAGTAGACATGTTAGTTCAGGTGAGGTCAGGGGTGGGCATTACGGTTAGCAATAGCCCTGCCCGCTGTATTCTATGTTTCCGTATGGTTAGCCACATAAAGCCTCCCTGATATACTACATTTTAAAGAAGCATTGCCTCTCCCTCAATCACACCAACAGCGTCATTGCAGTTTGGTACACCAGGAatattctgaacaaaaatataaacgcaacaatttaaaCTATTTTGCTGAATTCAtataatgaaatcagtcaattgaaataaattcattaggccctaatctatggatttcacatgaatgggcAAGGGCACAGCCATGGttgggccttggagggcataggcccacccactggggagccagggccAGCCAGTCAGAATTAGTTTTTCCTAAAAATGTGCTTTATTACAATTTAGACACACGTATCCCTTAGTTCCATCAGCTGCCCGGGTGGCTGGTCACAGAAAATCCAGCAAGTGAAGAAGTCTGATATGGAGGTTcagggctggcgtggttacacttgATCTGCGGttctgaggccggttggatgtactgccaaattctctaaaatgacttgaggtggcttatggtagagaaattagcattcaattctctggcgacagctttggtggacattcctgcagtcagcatgccaattacatgctccctcaacttgagatgtctgtggcattatgttgtgacaaaactgcacattttagagtggccttttattgtccccagcacagggTGCACCTGTGTCAAGATCAGCTTGTTGATATTCCACAACCGTCAGGTGGATGTTGGCAAACAAGAAATGCTCAATACagagatgtaaacacatttgtgcaaaacatttgagagaaataggcttttttgtgtgtatgaaacatttctggcaTCTTTTATTtccgctcatgaaacatggggctAACACTTTtacttttttatatttttgttcagtatacatacatTTCCAATAGAACGCTGCATTGTagtgcgttctgtgtggtgcatgCGTTGGATATATCCAACGTATGCATCAAATTGTATGGTAGAGATACGCGTTCAGTGTGTTTGCGTGGCAACGCAAAATGATATGCAATGGTGTTGTCAGTCTGATCAAGGCATTAGTCACGGTCGCAGAACTGTGTACTGCCCCCTGAATTTCAGTCAACTTGTAACTGATACAATAACATACTATTGTCACAGAGGAGTCAACACCGAGACTGCTATTCTGCAAGATCAATTTGACCTTGGTGATGATCATTCTGTATATGACCACTATCTATCCCCCACCTCTGATGCAGATAGGGTTTGAGTCCTCTATGACCTGCACTACTACAGTATTTAACCAACACGGTGCAGGGAAAGACCGCTTCCTCAGCTGAGTCATACAGTATTTTACCCTGTATGTGTCTGTGCTGCTTGTTTCAAGAGGATTGGTCCTGAGCTAGGTGCTGCTGCACATATATTCACTATACTAAATATCTAGTAATGGTGGCCAGTTGTTTGCAAGTGTAAAATAACAAAATTCAGACCCTAATCAAGGTTTCTCCTGGAATAAAAAGTACTTTTTAGTGTATACTGTGAAAGCATTTAATCCAGGAGTATTAAATGCCGAGCTGAGACCAATGCTCAGGAACAAGCAGTAGGCCTATGGCCCATACCAGATACAAACCACAGCCCCATCACTTAGGCCAAGTGTCTTGGGCAATAGGGGCTATGGGGTTGTCACAAGACAGGGCCTTTATCACCTCTCAGGACTGAGGCTACTACAGTAGGCCGTCTAACTCCATCGACATTCCTCCAGTCTCTTCCCCACAGTCTATTCTGGGACACTGCTGCTCCCACACACATTACTGTACAGTGTTGTATCATTGTGTACTAAATGTTATTTTTTAATAAACTAGTAACTGACCACGCTGTCTTTGTTCATTTCTCCTTATATAGGCATACAGGCCGAGAGATGGCCGGCACTAGAATAAGATGTTTGTTTGCATGATTATTAGCCGTTCAAGTGAACAAATCAATTCCGACTGAACCTAAATGTACATTTAAAACAACTCTACCGACACAGCAGAGTCCCTAAATCCCAAATCCAGATGAACTACCCACACCTATCTACGGTTTTTATTTTCATGTcatcattatttaactaggcaactcggttaagaacaaattcttatttacaatgacggacttttttatttgtttatttcacctttatttaaccaggcaggccagttgagaacaactgGGACCTGgaatttacaactgtgacctggcccagataaagcaaagcagtgcgacaaaaacaacagttacacaaaaaaaaaaaaaacatatagtcaataatacaaaagaaaaatagaaaaatctatgtacagtgtgtgcaaatgtagaagagtagggaggtaaggcaataaataggccctagagatgaaaaaataattacaatttagcattaacactggagtgatagatatgcagatgatgatgtgcaagtaggggtgcaagagggtaagtaataatatggggatgaggtagtcgggtgtactatttacagattggctgtgtacaggtacagtgatcggtaagctgctctgacagctgatgcttaattggagagggagatataaggttctagcttcagagatttttgcaattcattccagtcattggcagcagagaactggaaggaaaggagaccAAATGAAAGCATTGGCTTTGGGGACtagcgtgctacggatgggtgttgctatggtgaccagtgagctgagataaggcggcactttacctagcaaagacttatagatgacctggagccagtgggtttggcaacagaTATGTAGAGGGCCagacaacgagagcatacaggtcgcagtggtgggtggtatatggggctttggtgataaaatggATGGCACAAGGATAAACTaaatccagtttgctgagtagagtgttgtgggctattttgtaaatgacatcgccgaagtcgaggatcggatAGGATAGTCAGTTCTACAAGGCTATGtgtggcagcatgagtgaaggagactttgttgcgaaataggaagccgattctggatttaattttggattggagatgcttaatgttagtctggaagaagagtttacagtctaaccagacacctaggtatttgtagttgtccacatgttctaggtcagaaccatccagagtagtgatgctcgtCCGGAGGTGCGgacagcaatcggttgaagagcatgcacttagttttactagcatttaaaagcagttggaggccacggaaggagtgttgtttggcgttgaagctcgtttg
Proteins encoded in this window:
- the LOC124003650 gene encoding zinc finger protein 250-like, translated to MAKLELLSLFLTERLTSAAQDIYKMLEETFAEYQAEITYVKRENEFLRKQFNANRPRKVNVKRGLRQITRTVSVAVAPPKLKQESSPTLGKEVSQTEEKKQEARTSQGEEQLQETGTTELMPTPTTHCCSEDNDLGPSKTLPQIQPKPLPSLPIPLLLAQPAQPFQIAQNQAVVLSHQISPLVIQVVKKLFICKDCGKTFRYMSRLKQHTRMAHTQEKPHCCTLCGKCFLTASKLKTHQLIHTGERPYLCNVCGHCFNQRSNLKVHMQRKHKDVKGV
- the LOC124003562 gene encoding zinc finger protein OZF-like translates to MTKLQFLNVFLTERLMLAAQEIYKSVEDTILEYQEEIALRERENDHLRRRLRDAGIEIWPDRQSMALLEEEDSEHPRREWSPSMGHDERIPILIKEKRELRYSQGDDQLRGHGSCSTPESMFTPPRVSNEYPQDPPHSSNLPQNPSVENREREPGPRSSSRHVKSEGSHRGSSSSSSNSGPQPLATVNPNCSNENIDIIGVENGGQMSAAKGRAGGSRGQGSHLGNQGANSTAAAECGKSPLQVHVSSFCCRVCGETFSHVGHLHVHVQVHTREKPYRCGVCGKCCSSSGRLQEHARSHTGEKPYRCQSCGKGFTQMAHLKVHMRIHTGEKPYSCPVCGKCFSRSDKIKRHLQTHSREGTYFSGQ